A single Diceros bicornis minor isolate mBicDic1 chromosome 7, mDicBic1.mat.cur, whole genome shotgun sequence DNA region contains:
- the HEPACAM gene encoding hepatic and glial cell adhesion molecule isoform X1, translating into MKRERRALSRAFSALRLAPFVYLLLIQTESLEGVNITSPVRLIHGTVGKSALLSVQYSSTSSDKPVVKWQLKRDKPVTVVQSIGTEVIGTLRPDYRDRIRLFENGSLLLSDLQLADEGTYEVEISITDDTFTGEKTINLTVDVPISRPQVLVASTTVLELSEAFTLNCSHENGTKPSYTWLKDGKPLLNDSRMLLSPDQKVLTITRVLMEDDDLYSCVVENPISQGRSLPVKITVYRRSSLYIILSTGGIFLLVTLVTVCACWKPSKKKKRKLEKQNSLEYMDQNDDHLKPEGELPATHSPISASLRSVGCWEKAELGDKEASSAGPLPPPTARRLQSRERCSQADTLPRSGEQERKSPMALYILKDKDSPEPEESPTPESRDRSATEPGPPAYSVSPAVPGRSPGLPIRSARRYPRSPARSPATGRTHTSPPRAPGSPGRSRSASRTLRTAGVHLIREQDEAGPVEISA; encoded by the exons AGTCCCTGGAGGGGGTGAACATCACCAGCCCGGTCCGCCTGATCCATGGCACAGTGGGGAAGTCAGCCCTGCTTTCTGTGCAGTACAGCAGCACCAGCAGTGACAAGCCCGTGGTGAAGTGGCAGCTGAAGCGGGACAAGCCAGTGACGGTGGTACAGTCCATTGGCACAGAGGTCATTGGCACCCTGCGGCCTGACTATCGCGACCGCATCCGCCTCTTTGAAAATGGTTCCCTGCTTCTGAGCGACCTGCAGCTGGCTGATGAGGGCACCTATGAGGTCGAGATCTCCATCACAGATGACACCTTCACGGGGGAGAAGACCATCAACCTCACTGTAGATG TGCCCATTTCGAGACCGCAGGTGTTAGTGGCTTCAACCACTGTACTGGAGCTCAGCGAGGCCTTCACTCTGAACTGCTCGCACGAGAATGGCACCAAGCCCAGCTACACCTGGCTGAAGGATGGCAAGCCCCTCCTGAATGACTCTCGAATGCTCCTGTCCCCCGACCAAAAGGTGCTCACCATCACCCGAGTGCTCATGGAGGATGACGACCTGTACAGCTGTGTGGTCGAGAACCCCATCAGCCAGGGCCGCAGTCTTCCCGTCAAGATCACCGTATACA gaAGAAGCTCCCTTTACATAATCTTGTCCACAGGAGGCATCTTCCTTCTTGTGACCTTGGTGACAGTCTGTGCCTGCTGGAAACCCTCTAAAAA gaagaagaggaaattggaGAAGCAAAACTCCCTGGAATATATGGACCAGAATGATGACCACCTAAAACCTGAAGGTGAGCTCCCAGCCACCCACTCACCCATCTCAGCATCACTCAGATCAGTGGGCTGCTGGGAAAAGGCAGAACTGGGCGACAAGGAAGCCAGCTCTGCAGGGCCCCTTCCTCCACCAACTGCACGAAGActgcagagcagggagaggtGCAGCCAAG CAGACACCCTCCCACGAAGTGGAGAGCAGGAACGGAAGAGCCCCATGGCACTCTATATCCTGAAGGACAAG GACTCCCCGGAGCCCGAGGAGAGCCCCACGCCCGAGTCCCGAGATCGGAGCGCCACAGAGCCCGGCCCTCCCGCCTACTCCGTGTCGCCAGCAGTACCCGGCCGCTCGCCGGGGCTGCCAATCCGCTCGGCCCGCCGCTACCCGCGCTCCCCAGCGCGCTCCCCCGCCACGGGCCGGACGCACACGTCCCCGCCCCGGGCCCCGGGCTCGCCCGGCCGCTCGCGCAGCGCCTCACGCACACTGCGGACTGCGGGCGTGCACCTGATCCGCGAGCAAGacgaggccggcccggtggaaaTCAGCGCCTGA
- the HEPACAM gene encoding hepatic and glial cell adhesion molecule isoform X2, whose product MKRERRALSRAFSALRLAPFVYLLLIQTESLEGVNITSPVRLIHGTVGKSALLSVQYSSTSSDKPVVKWQLKRDKPVTVVQSIGTEVIGTLRPDYRDRIRLFENGSLLLSDLQLADEGTYEVEISITDDTFTGEKTINLTVDVPISRPQVLVASTTVLELSEAFTLNCSHENGTKPSYTWLKDGKPLLNDSRMLLSPDQKVLTITRVLMEDDDLYSCVVENPISQGRSLPVKITVYRRSSLYIILSTGGIFLLVTLVTVCACWKPSKKKKRKLEKQNSLEYMDQNDDHLKPEADTLPRSGEQERKSPMALYILKDKDSPEPEESPTPESRDRSATEPGPPAYSVSPAVPGRSPGLPIRSARRYPRSPARSPATGRTHTSPPRAPGSPGRSRSASRTLRTAGVHLIREQDEAGPVEISA is encoded by the exons AGTCCCTGGAGGGGGTGAACATCACCAGCCCGGTCCGCCTGATCCATGGCACAGTGGGGAAGTCAGCCCTGCTTTCTGTGCAGTACAGCAGCACCAGCAGTGACAAGCCCGTGGTGAAGTGGCAGCTGAAGCGGGACAAGCCAGTGACGGTGGTACAGTCCATTGGCACAGAGGTCATTGGCACCCTGCGGCCTGACTATCGCGACCGCATCCGCCTCTTTGAAAATGGTTCCCTGCTTCTGAGCGACCTGCAGCTGGCTGATGAGGGCACCTATGAGGTCGAGATCTCCATCACAGATGACACCTTCACGGGGGAGAAGACCATCAACCTCACTGTAGATG TGCCCATTTCGAGACCGCAGGTGTTAGTGGCTTCAACCACTGTACTGGAGCTCAGCGAGGCCTTCACTCTGAACTGCTCGCACGAGAATGGCACCAAGCCCAGCTACACCTGGCTGAAGGATGGCAAGCCCCTCCTGAATGACTCTCGAATGCTCCTGTCCCCCGACCAAAAGGTGCTCACCATCACCCGAGTGCTCATGGAGGATGACGACCTGTACAGCTGTGTGGTCGAGAACCCCATCAGCCAGGGCCGCAGTCTTCCCGTCAAGATCACCGTATACA gaAGAAGCTCCCTTTACATAATCTTGTCCACAGGAGGCATCTTCCTTCTTGTGACCTTGGTGACAGTCTGTGCCTGCTGGAAACCCTCTAAAAA gaagaagaggaaattggaGAAGCAAAACTCCCTGGAATATATGGACCAGAATGATGACCACCTAAAACCTGAAG CAGACACCCTCCCACGAAGTGGAGAGCAGGAACGGAAGAGCCCCATGGCACTCTATATCCTGAAGGACAAG GACTCCCCGGAGCCCGAGGAGAGCCCCACGCCCGAGTCCCGAGATCGGAGCGCCACAGAGCCCGGCCCTCCCGCCTACTCCGTGTCGCCAGCAGTACCCGGCCGCTCGCCGGGGCTGCCAATCCGCTCGGCCCGCCGCTACCCGCGCTCCCCAGCGCGCTCCCCCGCCACGGGCCGGACGCACACGTCCCCGCCCCGGGCCCCGGGCTCGCCCGGCCGCTCGCGCAGCGCCTCACGCACACTGCGGACTGCGGGCGTGCACCTGATCCGCGAGCAAGacgaggccggcccggtggaaaTCAGCGCCTGA
- the HEPN1 gene encoding LOW QUALITY PROTEIN: putative cancer susceptibility gene HEPN1 protein (The sequence of the model RefSeq protein was modified relative to this genomic sequence to represent the inferred CDS: deleted 2 bases in 1 codon), whose translation MSLERYTGTGRWEGPAVQWWGTVALGVALWDGGEAELELKRLRRCGMQGPLEASGRRGQNTQRASFSFSFLIALSPHTVDYCLSYELVKRWWHGHGLATQWPNLSVL comes from the exons ATGAGCCTGGAGAGATACACTGGAACAGGGCGCTGGGAGGGGCCTGCAGTCCAG TGGTGGGGAACAGTGGCCTTGGGAGTTGCTCTGTGGGATGGTggagaggcagagctggagctTAAGAGGTTGCGGAGGTGC GGAATGCAAGGACCCCTAGAGGCATCAGGGAGGAGAGGACAGAACACACAGAGGGCCTCCTTCTCTTTCAGCTTTTTAATTGCCCTCTCTCCTCACACAGTAGACTATTGTCTCTCCTATGAACTGGTCAAGAGGTGGTGGCATGGGCATGGCCTGGCTACACAGTGGCCCAACCTCTCTGTACTCTGA